A single Mercenaria mercenaria strain notata chromosome 9, MADL_Memer_1, whole genome shotgun sequence DNA region contains:
- the LOC123547236 gene encoding peroxidase mlt-7-like — protein MRFLVFSLAFCAIFTYCLANRPKHDVSEDNYLELVREIEDEIAKENELKHEAREKDNLEQAREENGQEKAIVGNYDEPPYTDKEISYLQLAREVSDQYMEEIRRENEESENVGARTASDSLRAFSHPSRRTQMLAEENERQDAELETLQMLASGENLRMRNLPDLTAKTVQDDPTCNTKLDCEGKNLNLVDGKEFRTITGTCNNKLNYTWGMAGAQHRRLLPNAYNDGKWKIRKLSVTSRPRKKVFLPSARKISNVVHKTTKPKPENEDSISLGLFYFMQFIDHDLAKTAEGHVRKKKICCKTPTKATKFCLPIVVEESDDQFDKDDCMESRRSFVVYRCNDNVRNQINEITSYLDASMVYGSSEEEEDTLRTKKAGLLKMSTEDFLPISERATSLPCNATDVSTCYEAGDTRANVHPGLLTYHTVFAREHNRIAKELRKVNSGWSDERLYQETRKIVGGEIQHIVYTHMLPVLIQDSVLDQHGVTKEYDYKDSVDASMTAAFSMVYRYHNLMPHKLNLGRLKGDGVETFEQFNQESVFQKPSFVTRDNYDGINEVTLGMIQSQCPYVNRFMNAAARDLLFLDKNGNSFDLVALNIMRGRDWGTPSYTAYRALCGLGIATTWNDLTNTTDQEDIDKMKEVYADVQDVDLWTGVMTEKKLAGSISGATQSCLLAMHFANIKHGDRFWYEGSFSEDQLEEIKKITLARVLCDTLEDITLMRENVFRTNSDWKRCSDIEGKIDFSKWQE, from the exons ATGCGGTTCCTTGTATTTAGTTTGGCATTTTGTGCCATTTTTACCTACTGTTTGGCAAATCGTCCAAAACACGATGTTTCTGAAGACAACTACTTAGAACTTGTCCGAGAGATTGAAGACGAGATTGCGAAGGAAAATGAGCTGAAGCATGAAGCAAGAGAGAAAGACAATTTAGAACAAGCGAGAGAGGAAAATGGTCAGGAAAAAGCAATAGTTGGAAACTACGATGAACCACCATACACTGATAAGGAAATAAGCTATCTACAACTTGCTAGAGAAGTTTCCGATCAATACATGGAGGAGATTCGGAGAGAGAATGAAG AATCAGAAAATGTTGGTGCAAGAACAGCAAGCGATTCTTTACGCGCTTTCAGTCACCCAAGCCGAAGAACACAGATGCTTGCAGAAGAAAATGAAAGACAGGATGCTGAACTAGAGACTTTGCAGATGCT AGCTTCGGGTGAAAATTTGCGTATGCGGAACTTGCCAGACCTGACAGCTAAAACCGTTCAAGATGATCCTACATGTAATACAAAGCTTGATTGTGAGGGTAAAAATTTGAACCTGGTTGACGGAAAAGAGTTTCGGACAATTACTGGCACATGCAATAACAAACTTAACTATACCTGGGGCATGGCTGGAGCTCAGCATCGCAGGCTGTTGCCAAATGCCTACAATGATG GAAAATGGAAAATTCGAAAATTAAGTGTCACCAGTCGACCACGTAAGAAGGTATTTTTACCTTCGGCACGTAAAATCAGCAACGTGGTTCATAAAACAACAAAGCCGAAACCTGAAAACGAGGACTCTATTTCCCTTGGTTTGTTCTACTTCATGCAGTTTATTGATCACGACCTGGCCAAAACAGCTGAAG GTCATGTTCGCAAAAAGAAGATATGTTGCAAAACCCCGACAAAGGCAAC aaaGTTTTGTTTGCCAATAGTAGTTGAGGAAAGTGACGATCAATTTGACAAGGATGATTGCATGGAAAGCCGCCGTAGCTTCGTTGTATACCGTTGTAACGACA ATGTCCGCAACCAGATCAATGAAATAACATCGTATTTGGATGCCAGTATGGTTTATGGGTCCAGCGAAGAGGAAGAGGATACTCTCAGAACCAAAAAAGCTG GGCTTCTTAAAATGAGTACAGAAGATTTTTTGCCAATCTCCGAACGGGCTACTTCTCTTCCGTGCAACGCCACAGACGTAAGCACATGCTATGAAGCAG GTGACACAAGGGCAAATGTACACCCAGGACTCCTCACATATCATACGGTTTTTGCACGTGAGCATAATCGTATTGCCAAAGAACTTCGGAAAGTCAACAGTGGATGGAGTGACGAGAGACTCTATCAGGAAACGAGAAAGATTGTAGGAGGAGAGATACAGCACATTGTTTACAC ACATATGTTACCAGTGCTTATTCAGGACTCTGTGCTGGACCAGCATGGAGTAACAAAAGAGTACGACTATAAAGATTCAGTCGATGCATCAATGACAGCAGCATTTTCGATGGTTTATAG GTACCATAATTTGATGCCACACAAGCTTAATCTTGGAAGATTGAAAGGAGATGGTGTTGAGACATTTGAGCAATTCAACCAAGAATCTGTGTTTCAAAAGCCTTCTTTTGTAACCCGTGATAATTACGACGGTATCAACGAGGTCACTCTTGGTATGATCCAAAGCCAATGTCCATATGTCAATAG GTTTATGAACGCTGCTGCTCGCGATTTGCTGTTCTTGGATAAAAATGGCAATTCATTCGATCTTGTGGCATTGAACATAATGCGCGGAAGAGACTGGGGAACGCCGAGCTACACAGCATACCGTGCTTTATGTGGTCTTGGTATTGCTACCACTTGGAACGACCTTACAAATACTACCGATCAAGAGGATATTGATAAGATGAAAGAAGTTTACGC agACGTGCAGGATGTTGACCTATGGACGGgtgttatgacagaaaaaaagcTAGCTGGATCCATCTCTGGAGCAACCCAATCTTGCTTATTGGCCATGCACTTTGCAAATATCAAACACGGTGACAGGTTTTGGTATGAAGGAAGTTTCTCTGAAG ATCAATTAGAAGAAATAAAGAAGATTACTCTGGCAAGAGTTCTTTGTGACACTCTGGAGGATATTACTTTGATGAGAGAGAATGTCTTTCGCACGAACTCAGATTG gaaaagGTGTTCCGATATTGAAGGGAAAATTGACTTTAGTAAATGGCAGGAATAG